In the Pectinatus sottacetonis genome, GTAGATCCCTTTTTCAAGGAAAATCCCTTGACAGATATAAAACCAAAGGAAATTTCCTGTGATTATATACTTGTCAGTCATGCCCATTTTGATCATTTAGGAGATGCTGAACTTATTGCTAAAAAAAATGGGGCTGTAATTGTAGCAATTCCTGAAGTCCTAGCTTTATGCAGTAGTATAAAGAAAGTACAACCGATGAATATTGGCGGATCATTAAGTTTTTCCTTTGGCTGGATCAGAATGACTATGGCAATTCATAGCAGTGGTGTTGCCGGAGGTCTTGCCTGTGGCTTCGTAATAAAATTTAAAAACGGGCCTACAGTTTATTATTCAGGTGATACTGCTCTTTTTTCCGACATGCAGATTATAGGTGCAAAAGAACGGATAGATTATGCTATTTTGCCTATTGGTGACAATTTCACGATGGGCAATGAAGACGCTGCTCGTGCAGTTCAGTTTTTAAAAGCGCATAATGT is a window encoding:
- a CDS encoding metal-dependent hydrolase — encoded protein: MIKFNFYGHSCFSLNTGKEIILVDPFFKENPLTDIKPKEISCDYILVSHAHFDHLGDAELIAKKNGAVIVAIPEVLALCSSIKKVQPMNIGGSLSFSFGWIRMTMAIHSSGVAGGLACGFVIKFKNGPTVYYSGDTALFSDMQIIGAKERIDYAILPIGDNFTMGNEDAARAVQFLKAHNV